The following proteins are co-located in the Chitinivibrionales bacterium genome:
- a CDS encoding response regulator, with amino-acid sequence MELRHKISRLLFSPAVSHHDQIIEWKLNAFYKLLSVLLLAFLIPIFFFFTVFGEPVLIGISFLFVIATFLSYRLVLRKQLAPAVYLVLICSTLTSSYYLVYTGKTDASYLLSFNVLMAGLFLGKRAAFLWAFFYTLLLFSIALFTDLFTFLPPLVDYFARSPDTSGVESHFSTALFLIWATAFVSLLFQKYFAELLAKIKHANMVLERKVDERTDELNSVNKKLADALATERTLKSEAQKKAKEERSKLQSELFQAQKMEAIGHLAGGVAHDFNNLLTVITGYAGLLEIKLDEASSLLGYVQEIRKAGSRAAELTNQLLVFARKGKFQSKAIAVHEIIREVVALLERTIDKRVSINLDFNARPSTTTGDSTQIQNALLNLGINARDAMAEKGGVLTFATRIEMVARSRLLGHSFILEPGTYIAISVSDTGTGIDRNTMDHIFEPFFTTKEKGKGTGLGLAAVYGCAKHHQGCVEVQSVLGKGTSFTLYFPVLAAEDNCRETGWFAVGGKSFISGRILIVEDEEAVRNMTGETLEARGYTVVTCDNGIEALEYLSVHADDVDIVLLDMIMPEMNGRDTFYRIREINPSLIVVLISGYNPDGEYADILKLERVAFIQKPFSENQIMTTIESFLSIESQ; translated from the coding sequence ATGGAGTTGAGACACAAGATTTCCCGTCTGCTGTTTTCTCCGGCTGTTAGTCATCACGATCAGATAATAGAATGGAAATTGAACGCATTTTATAAATTGCTTTCTGTTCTCCTGCTTGCATTTTTAATACCCATATTCTTCTTTTTTACAGTATTCGGAGAACCGGTGCTTATCGGGATTTCGTTTTTGTTTGTTATCGCTACCTTTCTGTCCTATCGACTGGTGCTGCGAAAGCAACTTGCACCGGCGGTATACCTGGTGCTGATCTGTAGCACGCTTACTTCGTCCTACTATTTGGTATATACCGGGAAAACCGATGCAAGCTATCTGCTGTCTTTCAATGTGTTGATGGCAGGGCTTTTTCTTGGTAAACGCGCAGCTTTTCTCTGGGCATTTTTCTATACCCTTCTGCTTTTTTCGATTGCACTTTTTACCGATCTCTTCACTTTCTTGCCCCCGTTGGTTGATTATTTTGCCCGTTCACCAGATACTTCGGGAGTCGAAAGCCACTTTTCAACGGCCTTGTTTCTTATCTGGGCTACGGCATTTGTAAGTCTTTTGTTCCAGAAATATTTTGCCGAACTCCTGGCAAAAATCAAACATGCCAATATGGTATTAGAAAGAAAAGTTGATGAGCGGACCGATGAACTCAACAGCGTTAATAAAAAACTGGCTGATGCCCTTGCAACTGAGCGGACATTGAAAAGTGAAGCGCAGAAGAAGGCCAAGGAAGAGCGTTCCAAGCTTCAGTCGGAACTGTTTCAGGCCCAGAAAATGGAGGCGATCGGGCACCTTGCCGGCGGTGTTGCCCATGATTTTAATAACCTTCTTACGGTCATTACGGGATATGCAGGACTGCTCGAAATCAAACTCGATGAAGCATCATCATTGCTCGGTTATGTTCAGGAAATCCGGAAAGCCGGTTCCCGGGCAGCCGAACTCACCAACCAGCTTCTGGTTTTCGCCCGGAAAGGGAAGTTCCAGTCGAAAGCAATCGCCGTTCATGAGATCATTCGTGAAGTAGTAGCACTTTTAGAACGAACAATTGATAAGCGCGTTTCCATAAATCTGGATTTCAATGCCAGACCGTCGACAACAACCGGTGATTCGACTCAGATACAGAACGCGCTTCTTAACCTTGGAATTAACGCCAGAGATGCAATGGCGGAAAAAGGTGGAGTTTTGACCTTTGCTACCAGGATCGAAATGGTTGCCCGAAGTAGATTACTGGGGCATTCTTTTATCCTGGAACCCGGTACCTATATCGCAATATCCGTCTCCGATACAGGAACAGGTATCGACCGGAATACCATGGACCATATTTTTGAGCCCTTTTTTACCACAAAAGAGAAGGGGAAAGGCACCGGTCTGGGACTGGCCGCTGTCTATGGCTGTGCAAAGCATCATCAGGGATGTGTCGAAGTACAAAGTGTTCTGGGGAAAGGAACGAGTTTTACGCTCTATTTTCCCGTTCTTGCCGCTGAAGATAATTGTCGGGAAACCGGCTGGTTTGCAGTTGGAGGAAAGTCGTTTATTTCCGGAAGAATTCTTATTGTTGAAGACGAAGAAGCGGTGCGAAATATGACTGGAGAAACACTGGAAGCCCGGGGGTATACTGTTGTCACCTGTGATAACGGCATTGAAGCTCTGGAATACCTGTCAGTACATGCCGACGATGTCGATATTGTGCTTTTGGATATGATTATGCCTGAAATGAACGGGCGAGATACATTTTATCGAATTCGAGAAATAAACCCATCATTGATTGTTGTTCTCATTTCAGGATATAATCCTGACGGTGAGTATGCCGACATTCTTAAATTGGAGCGTGTTGCATTTATTCAGAAACCCTTTTCAGAAAACCAGATCATGACCACTATCGAATCCTTCCTCAGTATTGAATCCCAATGA